One genomic region from Longimicrobiaceae bacterium encodes:
- a CDS encoding methyltransferase domain-containing protein, translating to MNLEAELRRRFAVRTEPFVHGGLSLEILLPDAADELIDEAEFDVDERLPYWADLWPSARALARRLLDAPVPPGPVLELGCGVALPSLVLLSRGVDVLATDWYADALLFARANAERNGLPPLRTAPLDWREIPEELGRFPSVVAADVLYEMRNAETLALALRRLVAPGGSAVVADPGRVYRSAFVERMEGAGWRVEEERVREAADYAPAGSQEIRLLTLRPSPT from the coding sequence TTGAACCTCGAAGCCGAGCTTCGCCGCCGCTTCGCCGTGCGCACCGAGCCCTTCGTGCACGGGGGGCTCTCGCTGGAGATCCTGCTTCCCGACGCGGCGGACGAGCTGATCGACGAGGCGGAGTTCGACGTCGACGAGCGGCTGCCGTACTGGGCGGACCTGTGGCCCTCCGCGCGCGCCCTCGCCCGCCGCCTCCTCGACGCCCCGGTGCCCCCCGGGCCCGTGCTGGAGCTGGGGTGCGGGGTGGCGCTCCCGTCGCTCGTGCTCCTGTCACGCGGCGTGGACGTGCTCGCCACCGACTGGTACGCCGATGCGCTCCTCTTCGCCCGCGCCAACGCGGAGCGCAACGGGCTCCCGCCGCTGCGCACGGCGCCGCTCGACTGGCGGGAGATCCCGGAGGAGCTGGGCCGCTTCCCGAGTGTGGTCGCGGCGGACGTGCTCTACGAGATGCGCAACGCGGAGACGCTGGCGCTCGCGCTCCGCCGCCTGGTGGCGCCCGGGGGGAGCGCCGTCGTCGCCGATCCTGGGCGGGTCTACCGCTCCGCCTTCGTGGAGCGGATGGAGGGGGCCGGGTGGAGGGTGGAGGAGGAGCGCGTCCGCGAAGCCGCGGACTATGCGCCGGCCGGGAGCCAGGAGATCCGCCTCCTCACGCTCCGCCCCTCGCCGACGTGA
- a CDS encoding HAMP domain-containing sensor histidine kinase, giving the protein MARSFERRLRTALVLFSILPSLLLLGAGTYLLSATVARTDSLQAWERIAGSGRELVEHAEAAGDPALARAAARHRAELSASLTQARRWEWLLRRAMVAVPVAAVVLGAFLAWLAFRVSGGIARELSRPVAELVGWAGRIGRGEALPLPSPDRPATEGEFGILRSAFRQMEAELAASRARALEAERMRTWVSMARSVAHELKNPLTPMRLALRSLEAQPATPGGREALEVIAAESARLEELARSFAQFGRLPEGPTSEIDLPEMLDYLLRTHLPPEVAGRLRAPVDLPPVHGHYDALSRAFANLLLNAADAVGGEGSVTVVARTLGEAIEVRVTDTGPGIPAEHLERIWEPDFTTKSRGTGLGLALVRQTVQAHGGEVAARTRAEGGAEFRVLLPARGSRAALPVAGARDAETPGAPPA; this is encoded by the coding sequence ATGGCCCGCTCCTTCGAACGCCGCCTGCGGACCGCGCTGGTCCTGTTCTCCATCCTCCCGTCGCTCCTGCTGCTGGGCGCCGGGACGTACCTGCTGTCCGCCACGGTCGCGCGCACGGACTCGCTGCAGGCGTGGGAGCGGATCGCCGGGAGCGGCCGGGAGCTGGTGGAGCACGCGGAGGCGGCGGGCGACCCGGCGCTCGCCCGGGCGGCGGCCCGCCACCGCGCGGAGCTGTCCGCCTCGCTGACGCAGGCGCGCCGGTGGGAGTGGCTGCTGCGGCGCGCCATGGTGGCGGTCCCCGTAGCGGCGGTGGTGCTGGGGGCGTTCCTCGCCTGGCTGGCGTTCCGCGTCTCCGGCGGGATCGCGCGGGAGCTTTCGCGGCCGGTGGCGGAGCTGGTGGGATGGGCGGGGCGCATCGGGCGCGGGGAGGCGCTCCCCTTGCCCTCCCCCGACCGCCCCGCCACGGAGGGTGAGTTCGGGATCCTCCGCTCCGCCTTCCGGCAGATGGAGGCGGAGCTGGCCGCCTCTCGCGCGCGCGCCCTGGAGGCGGAGCGGATGCGCACCTGGGTGTCCATGGCGCGCAGCGTGGCCCACGAGCTGAAGAACCCGCTCACCCCCATGCGCCTGGCGCTGCGCTCGCTGGAGGCGCAGCCGGCCACCCCCGGAGGCCGGGAGGCGCTGGAGGTGATCGCCGCGGAGTCGGCGCGGCTGGAGGAGCTGGCCCGCTCGTTCGCGCAGTTCGGGCGCCTCCCGGAGGGGCCCACCAGCGAGATCGACCTCCCGGAGATGCTGGACTACCTCCTCCGCACGCACCTCCCCCCGGAGGTGGCGGGGCGGCTCCGCGCGCCCGTGGACCTCCCCCCCGTGCACGGCCACTACGACGCCCTCTCGCGCGCCTTCGCGAACCTCCTCCTGAACGCCGCGGACGCGGTGGGCGGGGAGGGGTCGGTCACGGTGGTGGCCCGCACGCTCGGCGAGGCGATCGAGGTGCGGGTGACGGACACCGGCCCCGGGATCCCCGCCGAGCACCTGGAGCGGATCTGGGAGCCGGACTTCACCACCAAGTCGCGCGGGACGGGGCTGGGTCTGGCGCTGGTCCGCCAGACGGTGCAGGCACACGGCGGGGAGGTGGCGGCCCGCACCCGCGCCGAGGGCGGCGCCGAGTTCCGCGTCCTCCTCCCGGCGCGTGGGTCGCGTGCGGCCCTCCCCGTGGCGGGCGCGCGCGACGCGGAAACCCCCGGGGCCCCTCCGGCGTAG